The sequence TAGCGAGTTGTACCTCTTCTTCCGGAGTGATCAGATCTACTTTACCGATCTCCTGCAGATACTTCTCGAGAGACTGGCTTTCACGATTGGTAATCGATTTCGTGATTTTTAGCTGACGCATGGACATAGGCAAAGCATTAAATGGTTAGACAATTCAGGCTGTAAACGTTGATAATGAATGTTGAGTGACATTTCTATGGCAAATCTAAGGGCGGACTCAATTCAACCCAAAAAAATTTAAGGAATTGTTAACAGCGATTTTTCCCCAAATATTAAAATTCCGACTATGCTAACTGATATGAAAGTTAACGAAAAATTTTGAATGTTCGATCCTTTTTTTATTATTGCACCCGAAGTTAATTCAAGCGAACCTCTCTACGATGAAGAAAAAGACAATGTACTCCCTGGAGTTTCCGGTTAGGTGTTCACCTTCCATATTATATGAGTTCTTATCAACGCCCGTTGGTCTGCAGGAATGGTTCGCCGATAAAGTCGACCAACGTGATCAGACATTCTATTTTAGCTGGAATGGCGCGGTAGATACGGCAGAAGTGCTGGAGCAGGCAGAAAATTCGTTCATTCGCTATCGCTGGGACTACTATGGTGATGATGAATTTTTCGAATTCAGCATAGACCAAAGTCCGATAACGAACGAGACCATTTTAAGGATCACAGATTTTGCAGACAAAGCCGACCTGAAAGACCAGGAGCGACTTTGGAACTCGCAGGTGAGCGACCTGAAACACCGCATAGGCAGCTAAGAGCCTGTTATGATACCTAAAGCTTGCTACCCGCAAGCTTTAGTTTTTTATAAATTCTGGTTAATACTACCCGGGTAGAGGTAAATCGCGCTTGTTTTATGTAGGTTTGCACCACCGGAACAGATACTTGCCTCTTGATAAAAAAACTGGACATACTCATCCTACGCAGCTTTATAGGTCCATTTATCGTTACCTTCTTCATTACGCTGTTCGTACTGGTCATGCAGTTTTTCTGGCTGTATATGGACGAATTGATCGGGAAGGGGCTTGGAACCTGGCTTATCGTGCAGCTGCTGTTCTATATGTCTACTACCATGGTGCCCCTGGCGCTGCCTCTTGGCATCCTGCTGGCGTCTATCATGACCTTTGGTAACATGGGCGAGAACTTCGAGCTCGTAGCTATCAAATCGGCAGGCATCTCGTTGCTGCGTTTTATGAGGCCGCTATTGCTGTTCATCGTCTTTATCAGTGCTCTTGGCTTCTTGTTCAACAATAACGTTATCCCGTTTGCCAATCTTAAGGCGCTATCGCTTCTATACGATCTAAGGAACTCAAAACCGGCACTGAATATACGTGCAGGCCAGTTCAATTCTGACATCAAAGACTATGCTATCAGGGTAGGTGAGAAGGATAACGATGGCAAGACGATCCGTAATGTGGTTATCTACGATCACACCTCGGGTATGGGCAATGAAAAGGTCGTATTGGCCAAGCAGGGCGAAATGATACCATCGCCCGATAAGCAATACATGATCTTCAGGCTGAAAGACGGCTGGCGTTACGATGAAAGTGCCGGTACAGGAAACAGCCAGGCCAATAAGCAGATACGCATGTACTTCAAAAACTGGGACAAGGTTTTTGATCTATCGTCGTTCAAACTAAACCGTACTAACGAGGACTTGTTCAAAGACGCCTACCAGATGATGGATGTGGCGCAGCTGACAGAACGCATTGACAGCATGAAGCGCCATCAGAAACGTCTTCATGACAATGTGAACGTGTACCTGGGCCCATATATAACCATACTATCCAAAGGCGACGACAGGAAAACCCTTTTGGCTAAGATGCCATCAAAACCGGTGCATAAATACGATTCAAGCTTTTTGAACGTGGTCAATGATACCTTGCGTTACAGGGTGACGCAGCTAGCCGCCAGCCAGGTACGCAATTCGCAAAGTCTTATCGGTATTACCGCGGTCGACTATAAAATACAAAACGACAATTACCTGAAGTTTAATGTGGAGTGGCATAGGAAATTTACCTTGTCGTTTGCCTGCGTGTTGTTGTTTTTGATCGGTGCTCCGTTAGGGGCCATCATCCGTAAAGGTGGTTTAGGTATGCCGCTTGTTATTGCCGTTGCTTTCTTCGTTGTATTCCATATTATGTCGATAACCGGTGAGAAGCTTGCTAAAACAGGTGCGGTTGAACCGGGCATCGGTATGTGGATGGCAACAGTTATGCTACTCCCTATTGCATTTATTCTCATTCGCCAGGCCAGGAACGATTCCCAGATCTTTAGTAAGGAATGGTACGTTCGGGCGTGGAACAGAATTTCCGGACTATGGTCAAGAAAAGCCGCTTAACCTTTTCGACAGAAAAGCCCTATACTTCTTACAACCCGTATTTTCTTATTCCATTCCTCATTTGGGTAGTGGTAGGCGGGTTGTCACTCATATTTTTCGACAGGCGCGTGCTGTTTGAGTTCGCTAACGGCCGGCATTCGGAGTGGGGCGATGTGCTCATGACTTATATTACCAACATGGGAGAAGGCCCGTTTGTTCTGGTAGTTCTCTTGATACTACTCGGCCGTACCTCATTTCGCAACTTGTGGTTTTTCATCACGGCACTTTTTAGCAATGTCTTGCCAAACATAATGACACAGGCAGTGAAGA comes from Polluticoccus soli and encodes:
- a CDS encoding START-like domain-containing protein, producing the protein MKKKTMYSLEFPVRCSPSILYEFLSTPVGLQEWFADKVDQRDQTFYFSWNGAVDTAEVLEQAENSFIRYRWDYYGDDEFFEFSIDQSPITNETILRITDFADKADLKDQERLWNSQVSDLKHRIGS
- a CDS encoding LptF/LptG family permease, yielding MIKKLDILILRSFIGPFIVTFFITLFVLVMQFFWLYMDELIGKGLGTWLIVQLLFYMSTTMVPLALPLGILLASIMTFGNMGENFELVAIKSAGISLLRFMRPLLLFIVFISALGFLFNNNVIPFANLKALSLLYDLRNSKPALNIRAGQFNSDIKDYAIRVGEKDNDGKTIRNVVIYDHTSGMGNEKVVLAKQGEMIPSPDKQYMIFRLKDGWRYDESAGTGNSQANKQIRMYFKNWDKVFDLSSFKLNRTNEDLFKDAYQMMDVAQLTERIDSMKRHQKRLHDNVNVYLGPYITILSKGDDRKTLLAKMPSKPVHKYDSSFLNVVNDTLRYRVTQLAASQVRNSQSLIGITAVDYKIQNDNYLKFNVEWHRKFTLSFACVLLFLIGAPLGAIIRKGGLGMPLVIAVAFFVVFHIMSITGEKLAKTGAVEPGIGMWMATVMLLPIAFILIRQARNDSQIFSKEWYVRAWNRISGLWSRKAA